The Archangium lipolyticum genome contains a region encoding:
- a CDS encoding DUF4336 domain-containing protein, with protein sequence MTPRPPPTWNVLPHGPLEQLSENLWRVEGALPNMSLKRVMTVVRRDDGTLVIHNAIAMEEPLQRQLEALGPLTFLIVPSGVHRLDAPAYKQRYPSLQVFAPSGGRGKVEEKVPVDGTYEDFLHGEDVRLEMLHGIKDAEGAMLVRSKDGTTLVLNDVVFNMDRKRDVLGFLFTSVLGSAPGPRVSRLSKLLLVKDSRALRADLERYAALPGLVRLIVSHEKVAFGSDAAQALRQAAAYLR encoded by the coding sequence ATGACCCCACGTCCCCCGCCCACCTGGAATGTCCTGCCGCACGGACCCCTGGAGCAGCTCTCCGAGAACCTCTGGCGCGTGGAGGGCGCGCTGCCCAACATGTCCCTCAAGCGGGTGATGACCGTGGTGCGCCGGGACGACGGGACGCTGGTCATCCACAACGCCATCGCCATGGAAGAGCCCCTCCAGCGCCAGCTGGAGGCGTTGGGGCCGCTCACCTTCCTCATCGTGCCCAGCGGGGTCCACCGGCTGGATGCACCGGCCTACAAGCAGCGCTACCCCTCCCTTCAGGTCTTCGCTCCCTCGGGCGGGCGCGGCAAGGTGGAGGAGAAGGTGCCGGTGGATGGCACCTATGAGGACTTCCTCCACGGCGAGGACGTGCGGCTGGAGATGCTGCACGGAATCAAGGATGCGGAGGGGGCGATGCTGGTGCGGTCCAAGGATGGCACCACGCTCGTGTTGAATGACGTCGTCTTCAACATGGACCGCAAGCGCGACGTGCTCGGCTTCCTCTTCACCTCCGTCCTGGGCTCCGCGCCGGGGCCCCGGGTGTCCCGCCTCTCGAAGCTGCTCCTCGTCAAGGACTCACGGGCACTGCGGGCCGACCTCGAGCGCTATGCCGCCCTGCCGGGGCTCGTGCGCCTGATCGTCTCGCACGAGAAGGTCGCCTTCGGGAGCGACGCGGCCCAGGCCCTGCGCCAGGCGGCGGCCTACCTTCGCTGA
- a CDS encoding methyl-accepting chemotaxis protein yields the protein MTFKQKVVLLPVVATVFLLLILGLSLAVSRDAGRLGQRIAEGYTPALASVRSLEVLVSSLRWDLREAYAARDVARLASMREQAKSFEETLAREAGNPVLDEARRQSLREAFGAFWTQGQRAVELAAREEPGAEESFQQALVRHSTLEQVLRGSGEWAQNGLRASFGEMEQLQRRRQRWTTTLVVLCILSLAGLSSWLARGVVGPLTRLTEVTTRIATEGDLTQRIDVRSQDEVGQLARGIEALVTRLRKVPLTLQGVVEELTQATKRLTEASQGQLNFLSHQSRSLSEAGTTMSEIAQTSNLAASRAEMVLRVAAQADQFSTSGRQSIESSAQGLQQLRARVEALMRSVAHLSEQAARAGEIIGSVRDLADQSNVLALNASIEAARAGEEGRGFAVVAREMRALSGQSVQSTQRIGKILLEINQAIRRAVSIAEQDSQEMEAGITQVLTSADKLREITTVVHESSQAAKQIVASVTQQNAGIAQMTDVMTTLSQMMGDVVESTMSAEEAVVQVNATLERLKQVVSSFRV from the coding sequence ATGACGTTCAAGCAGAAGGTCGTGCTCCTCCCGGTGGTGGCCACCGTCTTCCTCCTGCTCATCCTCGGCCTTTCCCTGGCGGTGAGCCGGGACGCCGGGCGGCTGGGCCAGCGCATCGCCGAGGGGTACACGCCCGCGCTCGCCTCGGTGCGGAGCCTGGAGGTCCTGGTGTCCTCGCTGCGGTGGGACCTGCGCGAGGCGTACGCGGCCCGGGACGTGGCGCGGCTGGCGTCGATGCGCGAGCAGGCGAAGTCCTTCGAGGAGACCCTGGCGCGCGAGGCGGGCAACCCGGTGCTGGATGAGGCCCGGCGCCAGTCCCTGCGCGAGGCCTTCGGTGCCTTCTGGACGCAGGGGCAGCGGGCCGTGGAGCTGGCGGCGCGTGAGGAGCCGGGCGCGGAGGAGTCCTTCCAACAGGCCCTGGTGCGCCACTCCACGCTGGAGCAGGTGCTGCGGGGGTCGGGCGAGTGGGCCCAGAACGGGCTGCGCGCCTCCTTCGGGGAGATGGAGCAGTTGCAGCGGCGGCGGCAGCGGTGGACGACCACGCTCGTGGTGCTGTGCATCCTCTCGCTGGCGGGACTGTCGTCCTGGCTGGCGCGGGGCGTGGTGGGGCCGCTGACCCGGCTGACGGAGGTGACCACGCGCATCGCCACCGAGGGAGACCTCACGCAGCGCATCGACGTGCGCTCCCAGGATGAGGTGGGCCAGCTGGCGCGGGGCATCGAGGCCCTGGTGACGCGGCTGCGCAAGGTGCCGTTGACGTTGCAGGGGGTGGTGGAGGAGCTGACGCAGGCGACGAAGCGGCTCACCGAGGCGAGCCAGGGACAGCTCAACTTCCTCAGCCACCAGTCGCGGAGCCTGTCCGAGGCGGGCACGACGATGAGTGAGATCGCCCAGACGTCGAACCTGGCGGCGAGCCGCGCGGAGATGGTGCTGAGGGTGGCGGCGCAGGCGGACCAGTTCAGCACCTCGGGGCGGCAGTCCATCGAGAGCAGCGCGCAGGGGTTGCAGCAACTGCGGGCGCGGGTGGAGGCGCTGATGCGCAGCGTGGCGCACCTGTCGGAGCAGGCGGCGCGCGCGGGTGAAATCATCGGCAGCGTGCGCGACCTGGCGGACCAGTCGAACGTGCTGGCGCTCAACGCATCCATCGAGGCGGCGCGCGCGGGCGAGGAGGGGCGCGGCTTCGCGGTGGTGGCGCGGGAGATGCGGGCGCTCAGTGGCCAGTCGGTGCAGAGCACGCAGCGCATCGGGAAGATCCTCCTGGAGATCAACCAGGCCATCCGGCGGGCGGTGTCCATCGCCGAGCAGGACAGCCAGGAGATGGAGGCGGGCATCACCCAGGTGCTCACGTCGGCGGACAAGCTGCGGGAGATCACCACGGTGGTGCACGAGAGCAGCCAGGCGGCCAAGCAGATCGTCGCGTCGGTGACGCAGCAGAACGCGGGCATCGCGCAGATGACGGACGTGATGACCACGCTGTCTCAGATGATGGGCGACGTGGTGGAGTCGACGATGAGCGCGGAGGAGGCGGTGGTGCAGGTGAACGCGACGCTCGAGCGGCTCAAGCAGGTGGTCTCCAGCTTCCGCGTGTAG
- a CDS encoding rhodanese-like domain-containing protein: MSALYEKGIPHADGYRDVDVGTVAMWHAEVRLVDVREPSEFDGILGHIAGAELVPLRVVEERAGQWPRDSELVMVCRSGGRSARAAAQLARRGFDRVMNMRGGMLAWNEAELPAVRAAPPPALRVADVLDELLARTRELGGAAPASSPHVLLEAHGGQHARLLSVLELMQMAGQVAAKDPAALERVLRECRDRLAVARPEVRST, from the coding sequence ATGAGCGCCTTGTACGAGAAGGGCATCCCTCACGCGGATGGCTACCGGGACGTGGACGTGGGCACCGTGGCCATGTGGCATGCCGAGGTCCGGCTGGTGGACGTGCGCGAGCCGTCCGAGTTCGACGGCATCCTCGGCCACATCGCGGGCGCGGAGCTCGTACCCCTGCGGGTGGTGGAGGAGCGAGCCGGACAGTGGCCCCGGGATTCGGAGCTGGTGATGGTGTGCCGCTCCGGAGGCCGCTCGGCCAGGGCCGCCGCGCAGCTCGCGCGCCGGGGCTTCGACCGGGTGATGAACATGCGCGGGGGGATGCTCGCGTGGAACGAGGCGGAGCTGCCCGCGGTCCGCGCCGCGCCTCCTCCCGCCCTCCGCGTGGCGGACGTGCTCGACGAGCTGCTCGCGCGGACGCGGGAGCTGGGCGGAGCGGCACCCGCCTCATCCCCGCACGTGCTGCTCGAGGCGCACGGCGGCCAGCACGCCCGGCTCCTCTCGGTGCTCGAGCTGATGCAGATGGCCGGCCAGGTGGCGGCGAAGGACCCCGCTGCCCTCGAGCGCGTGCTGCGCGAGTGCCGTGACCGGCTCGCCGTGGCGCGCCCGGAGGTCCGCTCCACATGA
- a CDS encoding sigma-54 interaction domain-containing protein, translating to MPASRPPPSSGSPLVLPALEALAGPVLLVDAHQRVTAATPEAEARLGPATVRPGTPLAEVLSLPEGARGFETLLSQGRQVEATLKAGGRARRVRVRAITLNQGEKRLGWAVLVGEEVEAVAEGEETFHGMWTRDPGMKRLFRIVEKVARTESSVLVRGESGAGKELVANALHAISERRKGPFRAINCAALPPSLLESELFGHVRGAFTGAVRDSPGHFRLADGGTLFLDEVGEIPLELQGKMLRVLETRSIIPVGGRSPVPVNVRIVAATHRPLRREVEAGRFRADLMYRLRVVPLFLPPLRERRGDILPLARRFLDELEQNGPRRVERFSPGARQLLESHGWPGNVRELRNVMEYTYVIGEGPVLHEADLPPEFTEPRPAIPSPSGDNHDPAGLRAALARAGGNHTVAARMLGISRVTLWRRLKAAGDTAKR from the coding sequence ATGCCCGCCTCGCGCCCTCCGCCCTCCTCTGGTTCCCCGCTGGTGCTTCCCGCCCTGGAGGCCCTCGCGGGTCCCGTGCTCCTCGTCGACGCGCACCAGCGGGTGACGGCGGCCACGCCCGAGGCGGAGGCGCGCCTGGGCCCCGCCACCGTCCGTCCGGGGACACCCCTGGCGGAGGTGCTCTCGCTGCCCGAGGGAGCCAGGGGGTTCGAGACGCTGCTCTCGCAGGGCCGGCAGGTGGAGGCCACGTTGAAGGCGGGTGGACGGGCGCGCCGGGTGAGGGTGCGCGCCATCACCTTGAATCAAGGGGAGAAACGGCTCGGGTGGGCGGTGCTGGTGGGGGAGGAGGTGGAGGCGGTCGCGGAGGGCGAGGAGACGTTCCACGGCATGTGGACGAGGGATCCGGGGATGAAGCGCCTCTTCCGCATCGTGGAGAAGGTGGCGCGCACCGAGTCCAGCGTGCTGGTGCGCGGCGAGTCCGGCGCGGGCAAGGAGCTGGTGGCCAACGCGCTGCACGCCATCTCCGAGAGGCGGAAGGGTCCCTTCCGCGCCATCAACTGCGCCGCCCTGCCCCCCAGCCTCCTGGAGAGTGAGCTGTTCGGCCACGTGCGCGGCGCCTTCACGGGCGCGGTGCGCGACAGCCCGGGCCACTTCCGCCTGGCGGATGGGGGCACGCTCTTCCTGGACGAGGTGGGGGAGATTCCCCTGGAGCTGCAGGGGAAGATGCTGCGGGTGCTGGAGACGCGCTCCATCATCCCCGTGGGAGGGCGCTCGCCGGTGCCGGTGAACGTGCGCATCGTCGCCGCCACCCACCGGCCGCTGCGGCGCGAGGTGGAGGCGGGCCGCTTCCGCGCGGACCTGATGTACCGGCTGCGCGTGGTGCCGCTCTTCCTGCCACCGCTGCGCGAGCGCCGTGGGGACATCCTCCCGCTGGCGCGGCGCTTCCTCGACGAGCTGGAGCAGAACGGTCCGCGGCGGGTGGAGCGCTTCTCCCCCGGCGCCCGGCAGTTGCTGGAGTCCCACGGCTGGCCGGGCAACGTGCGCGAGCTACGCAACGTGATGGAGTACACGTACGTCATCGGAGAGGGCCCGGTGCTGCACGAGGCGGACCTGCCCCCCGAGTTCACCGAGCCGCGTCCGGCCATTCCGAGCCCCTCGGGAGACAACCACGACCCGGCCGGGCTCCGAGCCGCCCTGGCGCGAGCGGGAGGCAACCACACCGTCGCCGCGCGGATGCTGGGCATCAGCCGGGTGACCCTCTGGCGCCGTCTCAAGGCCGCGGGGGACACCGCGAAGCGCTGA
- the sitA6 gene encoding SitA6 family polymorphic toxin lipoprotein has protein sequence MRLLASRRGLGLLCMLLVACATSTPGVREDEAPLGAVSSWDEARADPSCVVPLCSQESCSLWRCVDLVEEEASSVVLARGPGVLRPPLVVGSPSRWWGRSIAAPANAEPVFEIPWHNWSTRDPFARRELRIPCIVTPREPYEKHHIFPQERELAEWFASRNIDIHAFTVRLPESFHTWLHSGGPKGGQWNEAWRQFMRKNYKTATAEDMWRFAFELMMRFGVNGPLVPYYCE, from the coding sequence ATGCGCTTATTGGCCTCCAGGCGTGGGCTCGGGCTCCTTTGCATGCTGCTGGTGGCCTGTGCCACTTCGACGCCTGGCGTGCGTGAGGACGAGGCGCCGTTGGGGGCGGTGTCCTCGTGGGACGAGGCTCGTGCGGACCCGAGCTGTGTCGTGCCGTTGTGCTCTCAGGAGTCCTGCTCCCTCTGGCGCTGCGTGGACCTGGTGGAAGAGGAAGCTTCCTCCGTGGTGCTGGCACGCGGGCCCGGGGTCTTGCGTCCTCCCCTGGTGGTGGGCAGTCCCAGTCGCTGGTGGGGCCGCTCCATCGCAGCACCTGCCAACGCGGAGCCCGTCTTCGAAATCCCTTGGCACAACTGGAGCACCCGCGACCCGTTCGCTCGAAGGGAGCTCCGCATCCCGTGCATCGTCACCCCGCGCGAGCCCTACGAGAAGCACCATATCTTTCCGCAGGAGCGCGAACTGGCCGAGTGGTTCGCGAGCAGGAACATCGACATTCACGCCTTCACCGTTCGTCTACCCGAGAGCTTTCACACCTGGCTGCACAGTGGTGGGCCCAAGGGTGGCCAGTGGAATGAGGCCTGGCGGCAGTTCATGAGGAAGAACTACAAGACCGCCACCGCGGAGGATATGTGGCGGTTCGCGTTCGAGCTCATGATGAGGTTTGGAGTGAATGGTCCGCTTGTTCCCTACTACTGCGAATGA
- a CDS encoding sulfite exporter TauE/SafE family protein, whose product MMVLGIAASLLIGVLLGLLGGGGSILTVPLLVYVLGVEPKTAIAMSLVVVGLTSASAAVMHARAGRVRWRTAFVFGAGGMMGAFLGGRVARFLPSGVLLLLFSAAMLAAAVAMLRRKEAPAPLVSPVPEQPLHLPVPRVLAQGAAVGVLSGLVGAGGGFLIVPALVLVGLPTPVAMGTSLVVISLQCAAGLLGHLGHVDLPWALTAAVLATAIAGSFLGGRLAGRVSPGSLRKGFGGFVLGTACFMVAAQVPPALRARVAPLLATPWPWLGLVGAVGAVALPWALLSRGGWGRSGSERRG is encoded by the coding sequence ATGATGGTGCTCGGCATCGCCGCCTCGCTGCTCATCGGCGTGCTGCTGGGGCTGCTGGGCGGCGGAGGCTCCATCCTCACCGTGCCCCTGCTGGTCTACGTCCTCGGCGTCGAGCCGAAGACGGCCATCGCCATGTCCCTGGTGGTGGTGGGCCTCACCAGCGCCTCGGCCGCCGTGATGCACGCGCGCGCCGGCCGGGTGCGCTGGCGCACCGCCTTCGTCTTCGGCGCCGGGGGCATGATGGGTGCCTTCCTCGGCGGGCGCGTGGCCCGGTTCCTCCCCTCGGGCGTCCTGCTGCTCCTCTTCTCCGCCGCCATGCTCGCCGCCGCCGTGGCCATGCTGCGGCGCAAGGAGGCCCCGGCCCCCCTGGTGAGCCCCGTGCCCGAGCAGCCCTTGCACCTGCCCGTGCCGCGCGTGCTCGCCCAGGGCGCCGCCGTGGGTGTGCTGTCGGGACTCGTGGGCGCGGGAGGCGGCTTCCTCATCGTCCCCGCGCTCGTGCTGGTGGGATTGCCCACGCCCGTCGCCATGGGCACCTCGCTCGTCGTCATCTCGCTCCAGTGCGCGGCGGGGCTCCTCGGGCACCTGGGGCACGTGGACCTGCCGTGGGCACTCACCGCCGCCGTGCTCGCCACCGCCATCGCGGGCAGCTTCCTCGGAGGGCGGCTCGCGGGCCGCGTCTCGCCGGGCTCGCTGCGCAAGGGGTTCGGCGGGTTCGTGCTCGGCACCGCCTGCTTCATGGTGGCGGCGCAGGTGCCTCCCGCGCTGCGCGCGCGCGTCGCTCCGCTCCTCGCCACACCGTGGCCCTGGTTGGGGCTCGTCGGCGCGGTGGGCGCCGTGGCCCTGCCCTGGGCGCTGCTGTCCCGCGGTGGCTGGGGCCGGTCCGGCTCGGAGCGGCGGGGTTGA
- a CDS encoding saccharopine dehydrogenase family protein encodes MKPSTNTTPRWMLYGATGYTGVLIAEEAVRRGHKPVLAGRSRDKLAPLASRLGLDMVAVSLDDARGLVSALEGLPLVLHAAGPFVHTSEPMVQACLAARAHYLDITGEIPVFENTFRHDAEARGRGVVLMSGVGFDVVPTDCLARYVAEKVPGAHELDLAIGGVARASAGTAKSMLESVPTGAAVRRGGHLQPWPMGLGVRRVRFSDRERTAIPIPWGDLVTAWHSTGIPNITTYMAQPAVAAHSLRYAFPVLQRVLAAEPVRQRVSKLIETRLQGPDESLRQRARAQVWAQARAPDGRQAEAWLETPEAYAFTARAAVRSVEEVLAGERRGAFTPAHAFGPDFVLSIEGVHRMEAYA; translated from the coding sequence GTGAAACCTTCGACGAACACGACTCCCCGTTGGATGCTGTACGGCGCCACCGGCTACACCGGCGTGCTCATCGCCGAGGAGGCGGTGCGCCGCGGACACAAGCCGGTGCTCGCCGGCCGCTCCCGCGACAAGCTCGCGCCCCTGGCCTCGCGGCTCGGGCTGGACATGGTGGCGGTGAGCCTCGATGACGCGCGCGGCCTGGTGTCCGCCCTGGAGGGCCTCCCGCTGGTGCTTCATGCCGCCGGCCCCTTCGTGCACACCAGCGAGCCCATGGTGCAGGCCTGCCTCGCCGCGCGCGCGCACTACCTCGACATCACCGGCGAGATTCCCGTCTTCGAGAACACCTTCCGCCATGACGCCGAGGCCAGGGGCCGCGGCGTGGTGCTGATGTCCGGCGTGGGCTTCGACGTGGTGCCCACCGACTGTCTCGCCCGCTACGTGGCGGAGAAGGTCCCCGGCGCGCACGAGCTGGACCTGGCCATCGGCGGCGTCGCCCGGGCGAGCGCCGGCACCGCCAAGTCCATGCTGGAGTCCGTGCCCACCGGCGCGGCCGTGCGCCGCGGTGGCCACCTCCAACCCTGGCCCATGGGCCTGGGCGTGCGCCGGGTGCGCTTCTCCGATCGCGAGCGCACCGCCATCCCCATCCCCTGGGGCGACCTGGTGACGGCGTGGCACTCCACCGGCATCCCCAACATCACCACCTACATGGCGCAGCCCGCCGTCGCGGCCCACTCGCTGCGCTACGCCTTCCCCGTCCTCCAACGGGTGCTGGCGGCGGAGCCGGTGCGCCAGCGGGTGTCGAAGCTCATCGAGACCCGGCTGCAGGGGCCGGACGAGTCCCTGCGCCAGCGGGCTCGCGCCCAGGTGTGGGCCCAGGCGCGCGCACCGGACGGGCGGCAGGCCGAGGCGTGGTTGGAGACACCCGAGGCCTACGCTTTCACCGCCAGGGCCGCCGTGCGCTCGGTGGAAGAGGTGCTGGCGGGCGAGCGGCGGGGTGCCTTCACGCCCGCCCACGCCTTTGGCCCCGACTTCGTCCTCTCCATCGAGGGGGTGCACCGGATGGAGGCGTACGCGTAG
- a CDS encoding GNAT family N-acetyltransferase, with protein MSETKPPSRKKKGDLEVRVRRIHRRDLNRTWEFLKLVFRDVNRETVEYQRPRSKRRFLEVYTSEWIEQLLYEVNGEIVGYSECAFEATGDDNWVNPRWFEKRGMRPLFVEELAVHPDYQGRGVGSFIMEQLQHLARTRGCTHLVLEVAENNESALSWYRTRNFYKLDAAIFLAQKVPGEPDLLPPRRIKPRPAHPSGGAPTTGLMPEEVSGPALLGKKPRAPRAASGGGRKKASAPAEKGPAPEPEE; from the coding sequence ATGAGTGAGACGAAGCCTCCCTCGCGCAAGAAGAAGGGCGACCTGGAGGTGCGCGTGCGGCGCATCCACCGTCGCGACCTCAACCGGACCTGGGAGTTCCTCAAGCTCGTCTTCCGGGACGTCAACCGCGAGACGGTCGAGTACCAGCGGCCCCGCTCCAAGCGGCGCTTCCTCGAGGTGTACACCTCGGAGTGGATAGAGCAGCTCCTCTATGAGGTGAACGGGGAGATCGTCGGCTACTCCGAGTGCGCCTTCGAGGCCACCGGCGACGACAACTGGGTCAACCCCCGCTGGTTCGAGAAGCGTGGCATGCGGCCCCTCTTCGTCGAGGAGCTCGCCGTGCACCCGGACTACCAGGGCCGCGGCGTGGGCAGCTTCATCATGGAGCAGCTCCAGCACCTGGCACGCACCCGCGGCTGCACCCACCTGGTGCTCGAGGTCGCCGAGAACAACGAGTCCGCGCTCTCCTGGTACCGCACCCGCAACTTCTACAAGCTGGACGCCGCCATCTTCCTCGCCCAGAAGGTGCCCGGCGAGCCGGACCTGCTCCCCCCTCGCCGCATCAAGCCCCGCCCCGCACATCCGAGCGGCGGCGCCCCCACCACCGGCCTCATGCCCGAGGAGGTCAGCGGTCCCGCGCTCCTTGGCAAGAAGCCCCGGGCCCCGCGCGCGGCCTCGGGAGGCGGCCGGAAGAAGGCGTCCGCGCCCGCCGAGAAGGGACCCGCGCCGGAACCGGAGGAGTAG
- the sitI6 gene encoding SitI6 family double-CXXCG motif immunity protein, translated as MRYFNIEEDRAAGYTGEVDAAHRWKLPGIMCSTCKATWSDGSKAYPSVDLTPVASLADFEKARAEPVDEYDRLCELIRPLLTAGAVLAPGGTFGPLVGRAQGRFGSLVSPYPWWLLVQREALERLQAEGLRGLKGCRTELRFRQRAAPELLELEILPVGRLHPDCLPPNRQPPCPRCGRDGLSLPEVRLLDAATLPSHLDLFRLEDFSTEIICTERFVDACHRLGLDGVSFHPLPVAGTPHANIDSER; from the coding sequence ATGCGCTATTTCAACATCGAGGAAGACAGAGCCGCAGGCTACACAGGTGAGGTCGACGCAGCGCATAGGTGGAAGCTCCCGGGGATCATGTGTTCCACCTGCAAGGCCACCTGGAGTGATGGTTCCAAAGCATATCCCTCGGTGGACCTGACCCCGGTGGCTTCCCTGGCCGATTTCGAGAAGGCCCGGGCCGAGCCCGTCGATGAGTATGATCGGCTGTGTGAGCTGATACGCCCTTTACTGACCGCTGGTGCCGTGTTGGCGCCAGGGGGGACCTTTGGTCCGCTCGTGGGCAGGGCACAGGGCCGCTTCGGGTCGCTCGTATCCCCCTATCCCTGGTGGCTGTTGGTGCAGCGCGAGGCATTGGAGAGGCTTCAGGCAGAAGGTCTCCGGGGACTCAAGGGCTGTCGCACCGAGCTCCGGTTCCGTCAACGTGCCGCACCAGAGCTGCTCGAACTGGAAATTCTCCCCGTGGGCCGTCTTCACCCGGACTGCCTGCCTCCGAATCGCCAGCCTCCCTGTCCTCGCTGCGGACGGGATGGTCTTTCCTTGCCCGAGGTCCGCCTGTTGGACGCCGCAACCCTGCCCAGCCACCTGGATCTGTTTCGATTGGAGGATTTCTCGACCGAGATCATCTGCACCGAACGCTTCGTCGATGCCTGCCACCGTCTGGGATTGGACGGTGTTTCCTTCCACCCTCTGCCTGTGGCGGGGACACCACACGCAAACATAGACTCCGAGAGATAG
- a CDS encoding DUF2381 family protein: protein MMTCAIGHLKKAALCTLLMIASTTTGAERRFCLEEGTRARRLYPSKDSQAAPKVFVAGDTATTIRFETPCDPSRTKLVGGEGRFEPLLVGGKSVVIVPLRDLEPEDRFILLVTLMDDTQLAFTVTASQQFADWQVDVFLDPDSSKSLRVALEAKKKENEVLREENRRLANEENSIDHALAALLANGQLSMTPFKDRVKWTITDKGFKVDIILLEGGARAAVLFLIKNLDERTPWRLEEARLSTFTTGESRPFALRMTPIEIPPGKTGTIALVTDLTSFMTKIGTDKLVVELFRDGGLRQVYAVLEKKSKP from the coding sequence ATGATGACCTGCGCCATAGGCCACCTGAAGAAGGCCGCTCTCTGTACTCTCCTGATGATCGCATCCACGACCACGGGAGCTGAGCGGCGGTTCTGCCTCGAAGAAGGGACCAGAGCCAGGAGACTCTACCCATCGAAGGACTCCCAGGCAGCGCCGAAGGTGTTCGTAGCGGGAGATACAGCGACCACGATCCGCTTCGAGACGCCTTGTGACCCGAGCCGCACGAAGCTCGTGGGTGGGGAGGGCCGCTTCGAGCCCCTGCTCGTGGGTGGCAAGTCCGTGGTCATCGTCCCTCTTCGAGACCTGGAACCAGAAGACCGTTTCATTCTGCTGGTGACTCTGATGGACGACACCCAGTTGGCATTCACCGTCACCGCCAGTCAGCAGTTCGCGGACTGGCAAGTCGACGTGTTTCTGGACCCTGACTCATCTAAATCGCTCCGGGTGGCGCTGGAGGCGAAGAAGAAGGAGAACGAGGTACTCCGAGAAGAGAACCGCCGCCTCGCGAACGAGGAAAACTCGATCGATCACGCCTTGGCCGCCCTCCTTGCCAACGGGCAGCTCTCGATGACGCCATTCAAGGATCGTGTGAAGTGGACCATCACGGACAAAGGATTCAAGGTAGACATCATCCTTCTCGAAGGAGGGGCGCGCGCGGCAGTACTCTTCCTGATAAAGAACCTTGACGAGAGAACTCCTTGGAGGTTGGAGGAGGCGCGGCTCTCGACGTTCACCACTGGGGAGTCAAGACCCTTTGCCCTGCGCATGACTCCGATCGAAATTCCGCCCGGAAAAACCGGCACCATCGCCCTTGTTACGGACCTGACTTCGTTCATGACCAAGATAGGCACAGACAAGCTCGTCGTGGAGCTCTTCCGTGATGGAGGACTCCGACAGGTCTACGCAGTGCTAGAGAAGAAATCCAAGCCCTGA
- a CDS encoding MBL fold metallo-hydrolase, translating to MIFRQLFDQETWTYTYLIGDESTHEAALIDPVLEQVERDLKVVTELGLKLTRVLETHVHADHVTGAGRLRELTGARVAASPSGAPCVDQQVKDGDVVRLGGLSIQVLATPGHTDDSLSFLVGNKLFTGDALLIRACGRTDFQNGNAGQLYDSITGKLFTLPEETEVYPGHDYAGLTMSTVGEEKRHNPRFVGRSREAFIEFMNNRKLAPPKKLEVAVPANRSCGKPVPQAQA from the coding sequence ATGATCTTCCGGCAACTGTTCGACCAGGAGACGTGGACGTACACCTACCTCATCGGAGACGAGAGCACGCACGAGGCGGCGCTCATCGATCCGGTGCTGGAGCAGGTGGAGCGGGACCTGAAGGTAGTCACGGAGCTGGGCCTGAAACTGACGCGGGTGCTGGAGACGCACGTGCACGCGGACCACGTCACCGGGGCGGGCAGGCTGCGCGAGCTGACGGGAGCGCGGGTGGCGGCGAGTCCCTCGGGGGCGCCGTGCGTGGACCAGCAGGTGAAGGATGGCGACGTGGTGCGGCTGGGCGGCCTGAGCATCCAGGTGCTCGCCACGCCGGGCCACACGGATGACAGCCTGAGCTTCCTCGTGGGCAACAAGCTCTTCACGGGCGACGCGCTCCTCATCCGCGCCTGTGGCCGCACCGACTTCCAGAATGGGAACGCCGGCCAGCTCTACGACTCCATCACCGGCAAGCTCTTCACCCTGCCGGAGGAGACCGAGGTCTACCCGGGCCACGACTACGCGGGCCTGACGATGAGCACGGTGGGCGAGGAGAAGCGCCACAACCCGAGGTTCGTGGGCCGGAGCCGCGAGGCGTTCATCGAGTTCATGAACAACCGCAAGCTGGCGCCGCCCAAGAAGCTCGAGGTGGCGGTGCCCGCCAACCGCTCCTGCGGCAAACCCGTCCCCCAGGCCCAGGCGTGA
- a CDS encoding protease complex subunit PrcB family protein, with the protein MRNRTPGTWTRSVTFMAATPVLGLLLSCATGSPSPGGSSLHAPRALSVEPLMCSSCTGDIARTERAREVIEDAAAFRKAFLDSAHEGMAVPEVDFSRFVVVAVWMGQQSDCGSGISISSVKETGSRVEVEVTSSLTGNCPAGDAISYPFCFVKVERVAKPHVFLEKTETRVCE; encoded by the coding sequence ATGCGCAACAGGACTCCCGGGACGTGGACCCGTTCCGTCACGTTCATGGCCGCGACGCCCGTGCTGGGCCTGTTGCTCTCGTGCGCGACGGGCTCCCCGAGCCCGGGCGGGAGCTCGCTCCACGCGCCGCGTGCGCTCTCCGTCGAGCCGCTGATGTGCTCGAGCTGCACCGGCGACATCGCCCGGACGGAGCGGGCGCGCGAGGTCATCGAGGACGCGGCGGCCTTCCGGAAGGCGTTCCTCGACTCCGCCCATGAAGGGATGGCGGTGCCCGAGGTCGACTTCTCGCGGTTCGTCGTCGTCGCCGTGTGGATGGGGCAGCAGTCGGACTGTGGCTCGGGGATCTCCATCTCCAGCGTGAAGGAGACCGGGAGCCGGGTGGAGGTCGAAGTGACGTCCTCCCTCACCGGGAACTGCCCCGCGGGTGACGCGATCTCGTACCCCTTCTGCTTCGTCAAGGTGGAGCGGGTGGCGAAGCCCCATGTCTTCCTGGAGAAGACCGAGACGCGCGTCTGCGAATGA